Proteins encoded within one genomic window of Arachis ipaensis cultivar K30076 unplaced genomic scaffold, Araip1.1 Aipa322, whole genome shotgun sequence:
- the LOC110268589 gene encoding glutathione transferase GST 23-like encodes MRAELQAAAAVKKDTVTVAEDGEKCGLRVEWSVYEEKQKRKEFVCMPTVVAAFSNVGEEQQKAAEEARENLKKLEVGLEGKRFFGGDNIGFVDIAIGWLPYWIGIVEEVVAINLIDAE; translated from the exons ATGAG AGCAGAGCTTCAGGCGGCGGCGGCGGTGAAGAAAGACACAGTCACGGTGGCAGAGGATGGAGAAAAATGTGGACTTAGGGTTGAATGGAGTGTGTACGAAGAGAAGCAAAAACGAAAGGAATTTGTG TGTATGCCAACGGTTGTGGCAGCATTTTCCAATGTAGGAGAAGAGCAACAGAAGGCGGCAGAAGAAGCTCGAGAGAATCTGAAGAAGCTTGAGGTTGGACTTGAGGGAAAACGCTTCTTTGGAGGTGATAACATTGGCTTTGTGGACATTGCTATTGGCTGGCTTCCATACTGGATCGGAATAGTTGAGGAAGTTGTGGCCATCAACCTTATTGATGCAGAGTAA